A genome region from Primulina eburnea isolate SZY01 chromosome 9, ASM2296580v1, whole genome shotgun sequence includes the following:
- the LOC140841868 gene encoding uncharacterized protein, whose amino-acid sequence MALRLNIASCVYGFQNGSSLRRTQSCVLGIRQNQLCQPSPRILCIMNMASDQSDDCGKLSLSHIMKKAKTMWDTSPQPIKIFPWNKALENFVQLILDLFFNVIKYLSIPLFAISLISEMSYCAHERKLFLVPLTLLIGSVVAGVLRDSVLESSPYLKTRHAAVPWHLISMLIFFVLLKCSGPYYPYWGRIVIPHLANGVLLRTLWFMFLWYRTPQKSPESM is encoded by the exons ATGGCTCTGAGACTCAACATTGCTTCTTGTGTTTATGGGTTCCAG AATGGGTCGTCGCTCCGCAGAACTCAGAGCTGTGTGTTGGGTATCAGACAAAATCAATTATGTCAACCAAGTCCCAGAATTTTGTGCATTATGAACATGGCGTCCGACCAATCAGATGATTGTGGTAAGCTAAGTCTAAGCCATATAATGAAAAAGGCAAAAACCAtgtgggatacttctcctcaGCCAATCAAGATCTTTCCCTGGAACAAGGCATTGGAAAATTTTGTTCAACTCATTCTCGACCTTTTCTTTAACGTTATCAAATACTTATCTATTCCTCTATTCGCAATCAGTTTAATTAGTGAGATGTCTTATTGTGCACATGAGAGAAAGCTATTCCTTGTCCCACTCACATTGCTGATAGGTTCCGTTGTTGCTGGTGTCTTAAGAGATTCTGTCTTGGAGTCGTCTCCATATCTCAAG ACACGTCATGCAGCAGTTCCCTGGCACTTGATCTCCATGTTGATATTCTTTGTATTGCTCAAGTGTTCGGGCCCTTATTATCCATATTGGGGGCGTATAGTTATTCCACATTTGGCTAATGGAGTATTACTGAGGACGTTGTGGTTCATGTTCCTGTGGTACCGGACACCACAAAAATCTCCTGAATCAATGTAG